The Fundidesulfovibrio magnetotacticus genome includes a region encoding these proteins:
- a CDS encoding sulfite exporter TauE/SafE family protein, with translation MDSALPACLAAAVLAGFIQGFSGFGSVLVALPVLLAVLDLREAVPLVSLLALSINVVMATKLRGHIQFRSMRLLFASSLPGMAVGGWILEGAPDSLIKGLLGGAILFLVFHSLTSNRPRAALGTGWTLAAGFLSGCIGLTTGANGPPVIAWAARQPWARDELRATLTFYFLVTGAAIVGVQAVTGLATQRVLTLFGACLPAMLAGLWAGGACSGRVGEAGFRKAVLALLALIGLNLCWQAIAAGLAGR, from the coding sequence ATGGATTCCGCGCTCCCCGCCTGTCTCGCCGCCGCCGTGCTGGCGGGCTTCATCCAGGGTTTTTCCGGCTTCGGGTCGGTGCTGGTGGCTCTGCCCGTGCTCCTGGCCGTGCTCGACCTGCGCGAGGCAGTGCCCCTGGTGAGCCTTCTGGCGCTCTCCATCAACGTGGTCATGGCCACGAAGCTGCGCGGGCACATCCAGTTCCGCTCCATGCGCCTGCTCTTCGCCAGCTCCCTGCCGGGCATGGCCGTGGGCGGCTGGATCCTCGAAGGCGCGCCCGACAGCCTCATCAAGGGCCTTCTGGGCGGGGCCATCCTCTTCCTGGTGTTCCATTCGCTCACCAGCAACCGGCCCCGCGCCGCCCTGGGCACGGGCTGGACCCTGGCGGCCGGGTTCCTGAGCGGCTGCATCGGCCTGACCACCGGGGCCAACGGCCCGCCGGTGATCGCCTGGGCCGCGCGCCAGCCCTGGGCGCGCGACGAACTGCGCGCCACCCTGACTTTCTATTTCCTGGTGACGGGCGCGGCCATCGTGGGGGTGCAGGCCGTGACGGGGCTGGCCACGCAGCGCGTGCTCACGCTCTTCGGGGCGTGCCTTCCGGCCATGCTGGCGGGGCTGTGGGCGGGCGGGGCGTGTTCGGGGCGCGTGGGGGAGGCGGGGTTCCGCAAGGCGGTGCTGGCGCTTCTGGCGCTCATCGGGCTCAATCTCTGCTGGCAGGCGATTGCGGCGGGGCTGGCCGGGCGCTGA
- a CDS encoding GGDEF domain-containing protein — MRKSARRPSTVWLLGLAGQPAKRVRQAVGTLAEVRRIDPRDLPGQPEYDRAAPLAVFLDLAAWRALRDDAPAWLAGARRVLVLAEGEEGLHDEVLSQGFLACLTPPLGKARILSALEAARENESALEDISRLLGEAQRERDMLVQENGRLAFFQQLMARAMSSLELPAVLAGLREDLGLAFPVSEVLAVFWGASPECELFVAEGLSTQARSARTDYLLDLAARLRGQPSGQFRTHAVPGGDQAAPVAPGRALLVPLRHGEEAFGCLSVLIHRDLSRQEQETARQALQQLAPSLKNGLDYLLIKRRADRDGLTGLFNRRTLDARLDQELKRHMRHREGFALILADIDHFKKVNDVHGHLAGDAALRHAAQTMDAGLRTTDFLARYGGEEFAAILPHTGASQAWMLAERLRRRVGAHPLRYAGRTIALTVSMGLAAFVPGQAATPASLLAQADQALYASKHAGRNRVSIAPSREELREVYREGALQAG, encoded by the coding sequence ATGCGCAAGTCCGCAAGGCGACCTTCGACGGTCTGGCTGCTGGGCCTGGCGGGACAGCCCGCCAAGCGCGTCCGTCAGGCCGTTGGGACCCTGGCCGAGGTCCGTCGCATCGACCCGCGCGACCTGCCCGGCCAGCCCGAGTACGACCGCGCCGCGCCCCTGGCCGTGTTCCTGGACCTGGCCGCCTGGCGCGCCCTGCGCGACGACGCCCCCGCCTGGCTGGCCGGCGCGCGCCGCGTGCTGGTGCTCGCGGAGGGCGAGGAGGGCCTGCACGACGAGGTGCTTTCCCAGGGCTTCCTGGCCTGCCTGACCCCGCCCCTGGGCAAGGCGCGCATCCTTTCCGCCCTGGAGGCCGCCCGCGAGAACGAAAGCGCCCTGGAGGACATCTCCCGCCTGCTGGGCGAGGCCCAGCGCGAGCGCGACATGCTGGTGCAGGAAAACGGCCGCCTGGCCTTCTTCCAGCAGCTCATGGCCCGGGCCATGTCCTCCCTGGAGCTGCCCGCCGTTCTGGCCGGGCTGCGGGAGGACCTGGGCCTGGCCTTCCCCGTCTCCGAGGTGCTGGCCGTGTTCTGGGGCGCCTCGCCCGAGTGCGAACTCTTCGTGGCCGAGGGCCTTTCGACCCAGGCCCGCTCCGCGCGCACGGACTACCTGCTGGACCTGGCCGCACGGCTGCGCGGGCAGCCCTCCGGCCAGTTCCGCACCCACGCCGTGCCCGGCGGCGACCAGGCCGCCCCCGTGGCGCCCGGCCGCGCCCTGCTGGTGCCCCTGCGCCACGGCGAGGAGGCCTTCGGCTGCCTCTCCGTGCTCATCCACCGCGACCTCTCCCGCCAGGAGCAGGAGACCGCGCGCCAGGCCCTGCAGCAGCTGGCCCCCAGCCTGAAGAACGGCCTGGACTACCTGCTCATCAAGCGCCGCGCCGACCGAGACGGCCTCACCGGCCTCTTCAACCGCCGGACCCTTGACGCACGCCTGGACCAGGAGCTCAAGCGCCACATGCGCCACCGCGAGGGCTTCGCCCTGATCCTGGCCGACATCGACCACTTCAAGAAGGTCAACGACGTGCACGGCCACCTGGCGGGCGACGCCGCCCTGCGCCACGCCGCCCAGACCATGGACGCGGGGCTGCGCACCACCGACTTCCTGGCCCGTTACGGCGGCGAGGAATTCGCGGCCATCCTGCCGCACACCGGGGCCTCCCAGGCCTGGATGCTGGCCGAGCGCCTGCGCCGCCGCGTTGGGGCGCACCCCCTGCGCTACGCCGGGCGCACCATCGCCCTCACCGTGTCCATGGGTTTGGCCGCCTTCGTGCCCGGACAGGCCGCCACCCCCGCCTCCCTGCTGGCCCAGGCCGACCAGGCCCTCTACGCCTCCAAGCACGCCGGACGAAACCGCGTCTCCATCGCCCCCAGCCGCGAAGAACTGCGCGAGGTCTACCGCGAAGGCGCGCTCCAGGCCGGCTAG
- a CDS encoding GAK system XXXCH domain-containing protein gives MATSGKYKAEAALDREGLSAWLRGLADALDAGELATDTGPLALEGFKGLKISFKAGWPQGYAAKLSVKFPRPALAPGEDPADEEGGEEAMPKYSSLKKHMKYTFKAIGQALAAGQLPPLQEARSFLADSRLMCAYSGKGDEYYAHYLDAVQAFEQALEQSDLEALGLAYGELARLKRECHSRHA, from the coding sequence ATGGCGACATCAGGCAAGTACAAGGCGGAGGCGGCGCTGGACCGCGAGGGTCTCTCGGCATGGCTGCGCGGCCTGGCGGACGCGCTGGACGCCGGCGAGCTGGCCACGGACACCGGCCCCCTGGCCCTGGAAGGTTTCAAGGGCCTGAAGATATCCTTCAAGGCGGGCTGGCCCCAGGGCTACGCGGCCAAGCTCTCCGTGAAGTTCCCCCGGCCCGCGCTCGCGCCCGGTGAGGACCCCGCGGACGAGGAGGGCGGCGAAGAAGCCATGCCCAAGTACTCCTCGCTGAAGAAACACATGAAATACACCTTCAAGGCCATCGGCCAGGCCCTGGCCGCCGGGCAGCTGCCCCCGCTCCAGGAGGCCCGGAGCTTCCTGGCTGATTCGCGGCTCATGTGCGCCTACTCCGGCAAGGGCGACGAATACTACGCCCACTACCTGGACGCCGTGCAGGCCTTCGAACAGGCCCTGGAACAGAGCGACCTGGAGGCCCTTGGCCTGGCCTACGGCGAACTGGCCCGGCTCAAGCGGGAGTGCCACTCCCGTCACGCCTAG
- a CDS encoding amphi-Trp domain-containing protein — MDTLSDSEQPSREGKFSYQSVQDAESLAAYLRALADGIERGSILFERKDARFVMSPSGLLGFAVEAKAKEGRMKLALKLAWREKTAEKEREEDLLVVRSGGGE; from the coding sequence ATGGACACACTCAGCGATTCCGAACAGCCCTCGCGCGAGGGTAAGTTCTCCTACCAGTCCGTGCAGGACGCCGAGAGCCTGGCCGCCTACCTGCGCGCCCTGGCCGACGGCATCGAGCGCGGCAGCATCCTCTTCGAGCGCAAGGACGCCCGTTTCGTCATGTCTCCGTCGGGGCTCCTGGGCTTCGCCGTGGAGGCCAAGGCCAAGGAAGGGCGCATGAAGCTGGCCCTCAAGCTCGCCTGGCGCGAGAAAACGGCCGAAAAGGAACGCGAGGAAGACCTCCTGGTGGTCCGGTCCGGAGGCGGTGAGTAG
- a CDS encoding PhoU domain-containing protein, giving the protein MRFLEGVEENFRFMVLEVTKQVENTLKVLENPDPGLVTKIESRDDYIDNLKSVIENKCFSRIHTGFGGDKRAIDMARAVNIITSNLERLADHAVNIVMQSQYLRDPAFIKRYDYKAFFAEIIKALRLVVKALFNQDITLAFKICRAEVTLDALFKENFDMVLRDLRTGESPENCITAHNIFRYLERMGDTILNIGEAVIFAAVGEKFKIHQFEALKESLSGLGRDVPITDGEFQSIWGTRSGCRIGRVDAGRKGPRSSGVLFKEGNAVKLRAEAENIRRWEAVMPGLPPKVQAFHVDGDSASMLMEYLGGCTYQEVVLSGAPEIAANATFVLEQTTRQLWQDTRRPGPVKAGYVRQLSSRLDDVFRMHPGFRRGEMRLAGRRIPGFDEVLRRAEEAETSLEAPFSVLIHGDFNSNNIVYSHDEERIHYIDLHRSRDTDYVQDVSVFLLSNFRLPVLDTLLRARLDRVIRQFLAFSREFAVEAGDASFEARLALGLARSFITSSRFEFNQGFAREMFLRGVYLLESAADFGDSGKPWSAYVLPDAVLIY; this is encoded by the coding sequence ATGCGTTTTCTGGAGGGCGTTGAGGAGAACTTCCGCTTCATGGTCCTGGAAGTGACCAAGCAGGTGGAAAACACCCTGAAGGTGCTCGAAAACCCGGACCCCGGCCTCGTCACCAAGATCGAAAGCCGCGACGACTACATCGACAACCTCAAGAGCGTCATCGAGAACAAGTGCTTCTCGCGCATCCACACCGGGTTCGGCGGCGACAAGCGCGCCATCGACATGGCCCGCGCCGTGAACATCATCACCTCCAACCTGGAGCGCCTGGCCGACCATGCGGTGAACATCGTCATGCAGTCGCAGTACCTGCGCGACCCGGCCTTCATCAAACGCTACGACTACAAGGCCTTCTTCGCCGAGATCATCAAGGCCCTGCGCCTGGTGGTGAAGGCCCTCTTCAACCAGGACATCACCCTGGCCTTCAAGATCTGCCGCGCCGAAGTGACCCTGGACGCCCTGTTCAAGGAAAACTTCGACATGGTCCTGCGCGACCTGCGCACGGGCGAATCGCCCGAGAACTGCATCACCGCCCACAACATCTTCCGCTACCTGGAGCGCATGGGCGACACCATCCTGAACATCGGCGAGGCCGTGATCTTCGCCGCCGTGGGCGAGAAGTTCAAGATCCACCAGTTCGAGGCCCTCAAGGAGAGCCTCTCGGGCCTGGGCCGGGACGTGCCCATCACCGACGGCGAGTTCCAGTCCATCTGGGGCACGCGCTCGGGCTGCCGCATCGGCCGGGTGGACGCCGGGCGCAAGGGGCCGCGCTCCAGCGGCGTGCTCTTCAAGGAGGGCAACGCCGTGAAGCTGCGCGCCGAGGCCGAGAACATCCGCCGCTGGGAGGCCGTGATGCCCGGGCTGCCCCCCAAGGTGCAGGCCTTCCACGTGGACGGCGACTCGGCCAGCATGCTCATGGAATACCTGGGCGGCTGCACCTACCAGGAGGTGGTGCTCTCCGGCGCGCCCGAGATTGCCGCCAACGCCACCTTCGTCCTGGAGCAGACCACCCGCCAGCTCTGGCAGGACACCCGCCGCCCCGGACCCGTCAAGGCGGGCTACGTGCGCCAGCTCTCCTCCCGCCTGGACGACGTGTTCCGCATGCATCCGGGCTTCAGGCGGGGCGAAATGCGCCTGGCGGGCAGGCGCATCCCCGGCTTCGACGAGGTGCTGCGCCGCGCCGAGGAGGCCGAGACCTCCCTCGAGGCCCCCTTCAGCGTGCTCATCCACGGCGACTTCAACAGCAACAACATCGTCTACTCCCACGACGAGGAGCGCATCCACTACATCGACCTGCACCGCTCCCGCGACACCGATTACGTCCAGGACGTGTCCGTGTTTCTCCTCTCCAACTTTCGCCTTCCCGTGCTGGACACCCTGCTGCGCGCCCGACTCGACCGCGTGATCCGCCAGTTCCTGGCCTTCTCGCGCGAGTTCGCCGTCGAGGCCGGGGACGCCTCCTTCGAGGCCCGCCTCGCCCTGGGCCTGGCCCGCTCCTTCATCACGTCCAGCCGTTTCGAATTCAACCAGGGCTTCGCGCGGGAGATGTTCCTGCGCGGGGTCTACCTCCTGGAGTCCGCCGCAGACTTCGGGGATTCCGGCAAACCCTGGAGCGCGTACGTCCTGCCGGACGCCGTGCTCATCTATTGA
- a CDS encoding GAK system ATP-grasp enzyme produces MKKIGVVGLTDGWSSEVLADACGKLTGFRLLVDMDKAVLDLDAGTVRHEGQDLLELDALIVKKIAPQYSPDVLDRLEMLRFLELRGLPVFSRPSSILRLVDRLSCTVTLRAAGLPMPPTVVTESVEEARDAVERFGRAVFKPLYSTKARGMEVIEAGPDALRRVQAFKDAGNAVMYLQKMLPPLEKDLGVTYLGGKYLATYARKSGGSSWNTTTAAGGRYVAHEPSAEIVALAEKAQSLFDMAFTCVDVAETAQGPIVFEVSAFGGFRGLRDACGIDAAQAYAKHVLEVLS; encoded by the coding sequence ATGAAGAAGATAGGAGTTGTGGGGCTCACGGACGGCTGGTCCTCGGAGGTCCTGGCCGACGCGTGCGGGAAGCTCACGGGCTTCCGCCTCCTGGTGGACATGGACAAGGCCGTGCTGGACCTGGACGCCGGGACCGTGCGCCACGAGGGTCAGGACCTCCTGGAGCTGGACGCCCTGATCGTCAAGAAGATCGCCCCCCAGTATTCCCCCGACGTGCTCGACCGCCTGGAGATGCTGCGCTTTCTGGAGCTGCGGGGCCTGCCGGTGTTCTCGCGGCCCTCGTCCATCCTGCGCCTGGTGGACCGCCTGAGCTGCACCGTCACGCTGCGCGCCGCCGGGCTGCCCATGCCGCCCACGGTGGTCACCGAGAGCGTCGAGGAGGCCCGCGACGCCGTGGAGCGCTTCGGCCGGGCCGTGTTCAAACCGCTGTACTCCACCAAGGCCCGGGGCATGGAGGTCATCGAGGCCGGGCCGGACGCCCTGCGTCGCGTGCAGGCCTTCAAGGACGCGGGCAACGCGGTGATGTACCTCCAGAAGATGCTCCCGCCCCTGGAAAAGGATCTGGGCGTCACCTACCTGGGCGGCAAATACCTGGCCACCTACGCCCGCAAGTCCGGCGGGTCGAGCTGGAACACCACCACGGCCGCCGGAGGGCGCTACGTGGCCCACGAGCCCTCTGCCGAGATCGTGGCCCTGGCCGAGAAGGCCCAGTCGCTCTTCGACATGGCCTTCACCTGCGTGGACGTGGCCGAAACGGCCCAAGGCCCCATCGTCTTCGAGGTGTCGGCCTTCGGCGGCTTCCGGGGCCTGCGGGACGCCTGCGGCATCGACGCGGCCCAGG